In Setaria italica strain Yugu1 chromosome IX, Setaria_italica_v2.0, whole genome shotgun sequence, the genomic stretch ACACCACATGAAATTTGCCTGTAGATAACCCTAACATGTGCCTTCACTAGCTCCGCAGAGCAAATAGAAAACCTTGAAAGCATAAGCAATGAAGATGAACAACTAAGTGTACAAGTACTATCGAAGTGATCAACGTCTCGTGGCGAAATCGTCGATCCTTGTATAGAACTAAAAAGAAATTAGATGACGAGGCCCACGAGCGAAATCTTCCGAAATCTCTCATTAATTGCACGCGATCAACATCAAGCGTATTCTAGCTTAAAAAACTAATGCAATGTGCAAACCGTTCATCCATAACCATGCATGGCTTCCAAGATCCAGTGCTATAAATAACCACACAAACGTCCCTCTTGTCACTCATCTCACTCTCCACTACTCCATAGCTAACTAGCTAGCTTAAGCCATCTCGCCATGGCTACCGGTAAGCTCTTCGCGGTTGGCCTCATTGTCCTACTAGGCATTGGATTAACCAATGCTATTAGGGTCGTGAACCACGCCACTGCTGATGGccaaggaggtggaggtggcggagcAGGCGGCACCGGAACCAGCTACGGCTCCGGCTCGGGCTACGGCTTCGGCGATGCCGAGTCCTACGACGGCAGCGCCCAGTCTCCGACCAGCAACCACGCGTACGCCAGTGGATCCGGTGAAGGCGATGGCGTCTGGCAAGGCCACGACCAGTCCGCGTCCGGCTACGGAGCTGGGGGTGCATCTGGTGCAGGCCACGGCGACTCAGGTAACCGGAACACCGGTGGGGCTTCAAATGCGAATggagccggcggaggcggcggctccggcggaaGCTACGGGAATGGCAGCGGATCTGGTGGGGGCAGGGGAGTCGGCGAAGGTGAAGGCGATAACTATGGAGCCTATGGCTCGAGCTACGCGAATAGCGGTGGCtccggaagcggaagcggagGTGGTCATGATGGTGGGTTTGGCAGCGGTTCCGGTGGCGGATCGGGGAACAGCGGTGGTGCTACATCAGGTTACAACGATGGTAGCCGCAACGGCTCAACACCTTAAAGTTGTTACTTTGGGTTGAAATAACCACGTCCTGATGAGGGCTGGGGCGATGCGAACACATGTTCGTTCCATGTAGTGTCAAGCTCAATGTTTCTCTGAATAAGCCATGTGGCGCTTGTTAGTCGTCACTGATTACTTCTGGTGCCTCGCAACTGATGTGTAACACATGCATGTAATGGTTGTAGTGATCCGCCAGATGATCAAGTTAAATGGTGATTTGATGAAGAAGtaatttaaatatattttttgagaATATGCAGGCGACGTTATTAACGTTGTCACTCCAAATAATTTTTCTGTCGTTTGCCAATTACTAATTAGCTCTGGGTTTTAGTAATAATGTGACCAGATGCGTGCTTGCAATGCAACTGATGAGTCAATGCATATTTTAAAGTGGCCAACAGTGTTAGCACCATTAGTATTATTTTTCTAAATGGCCAACAGGGTTTGTAGTATATTTTTTCATCTTTCTCTATAGTTTTGGTAATTGCCTACAATGTAATCCCTTACTAACTAATTACCCACAATTTATGTAGCTAGTGAATCAAATATACTATCACTCGTTGGCCATTTATAGAAAAGCACTGTTTTTTTAGAACAATAGAAGAGCACTGTTGGGAAAAGCAGTAAGTCTTGTAGTGTCCATTGTTTTTAGTTATCATGACCTGTCTCAATCGTACCTACGTGAAAGGCTCATTGTGTCTCAAGAAATGCCGAGATTATATTGTTAATTGAGTTTCATCAAATTTTTAAACACGTTGAAGGATATGCTAGTAGTTAGGGCTGGGTTGGCACAGCTCTAGGTAGAGAGTGTAGgataaaataaaatagtttaAAATGTGTGCTTAAAACAAAATAATAACAGAAATGCTTCAAATGCCATGAATATGTCCGGGGGACACCGCCCCAGGTCTATGAATAATGATCATTTAGGGTTCAGCCTTCAGAAACACAGAAAAGAGAGATTGTACACCTATATGTGTCAAACagtttagtttattttaaatTGTTTGTTGTGAATAAGTAATCCATCTCCTTCCATCAGTTTAATGTAAAAAAAAGGCAACATGGTCATTTGATCTACTTTCTTACATCATTTGAATAAATCTGAAATGACAAGAATGTGTGTGAACAGTGGGaatatatatatctatacatATTCATAAAAAAGGGTGATTTCCAGAAAAATGCTGAGGACCTCAAACAGTATAACCATAGCTACTgcaatcttttgttgtactgtATGACCTTATGCAGTTATGCTCACCAGTTCATCATGCCTACAATTTTTGATAAAACtctgcaccccccccccccccggtttGCCGGTGTGCAATACATGCTGGGGTATTAGTTAGAACTAGTCAATCAACCCGTGCTCATGCACGGTCAAATGTTTTTAAAAACTactgtatttgaaaattatttagaaatgaaactcctagctaataatcaaaattgtttacctactactctctcattttttcaatacttaaACACAATACTCAAATAGTTGTGTACTTATCTTGgtctagttgtgattgatttttaattagtaattactctatacactttttcatccgcATTCACAcgtttttcattttgtattgtACCTCCATCCATCGTGTTTAGcataaaattaatattttttatcactacctcacatacatgtataaatggtctacatggataaatggtctacatggtgacacttatcatatgtatataccttaacttagtatttatatattaacaatgacataaatagtgaaagggcctctagcctagtgTTTAGAGCACATGAGTAGCACCTGGTAGGTTCGGGTTCAACTCGTAAATTAAACgggtctggaataaaaaattataaataaataggTAGAGGCTTCCCCTGATAacttcggtaaaaaaaataatgacataaataggtaagtTAGAACCATacattagtttacttttgaacatttctatatgatgcacacgaagataattagattaagatttagctatttactttagattatttttaataacgacatacttagatacaaatttagaatgacttttaagttatgcttaatgatatgcatgagtaaatagGATGATGATTATGGggttattttatattattttttataatggcatagcTCGATAATTTAGTTATAGTTGgagggtttattttagaatattttcataatgatagtggtgaaTAACTTTTCAGAAAATATAATAGCCccatgactatgattattagagtttacaggactgatgtttgatattttttgtttttgtgagaatttatacaatttgtcttttttctaGCATGTCTTGTGATAACTAATGCGAAGTATCTAATTGAAAAAATGAGCCCACATGGcaacaaaactattaccttgagctacctctcatttgttaaatattcgaacacaatacttatatagatatatacttattatcttcttctgattgtgatagatttgagttagtaattactttataacattttcatccacatttataatatttaaatttTCACTTTGTATCaaaggtatgcgcttgaatttgtttaatggatcctaaatttgagctataattttaacatagaaatatatattcttATCACTTCCTcaatatctttataaatggtgacgcacatcatgcgtatataccttaattattatgtCATATACCAATAGTATAAGAAATAGACAATTTAGAATCACATATTGGTCTATATTTTTAactaaggtgatttggattcaaatttagggtCACCTCATggtatttttaataatagtatATGTGAGtcatatagatgcaaatttaaggggttacttgaAGTTATTTTTTATGTATTAGTGGTgagcaatttagttgcaaatttagggagttattttaaattatttttataatagcataagtGGGTGATTTTgaggaagattaggggttactttagtttattttatataatggcagaggtgagtaatttagatataaatttagggggttaggctattttcataatggcataggtgggtaattttttagaaaatataatagatctaatggctatAATGATTTGTGTGTACATAAATGATTGATGGCTAGATATTTTGCTTTTCTATGACAATTTCTGgaacttctttctttttctagagtatccacctaggatcctaggtgttttcacctgaaggcttcaaaaggagcctccagtcagtaatagtaagattgaaTCAAACAGCAACTCTTGTCGGGGGTAAATTTCACAATATTGTCACATTTGTTGTGGGTTACATAAAAACTTGAAATGAGAGTGCAGAAGCTAGCCAAGGACAGACCCTTATACGAAAAAGAAATACTACAAGAAGCTTCCATATGCCATATGCACGATGCGTTGAATCACATGTATACGTAATTAACCATGCGAGGCGCAGGTCCGCGTGGGAAATATATAATGGAAATAAAAACTACGTCCTACAATACAGTCTCATAATAAGTTGGTCTCCAAGAAGGTCGCTAGCTAAGGCTTTGCTGTCGGTGGGAGCAAGAGATCTGAAGAAGTATCGTAGCAACGTGGCCGGTGCGGATCCTCGTCGCCCGGCCGGAAAGAGTGAAGTAAACCAAGCATGCGTGCGTGCTCGATCGTAGGTTCGTACGTTGCTCGAGATTCTTTTCATCAATCTGCTAAACAAAACAGAACGTGAACCTTGCGTATGTCCATGCTGAGTTAGTCAGACCGAGAGAAGAACTAACCGACAGTGTGACCTCAGTGGGGTAATATGACTGAAACGATGCTGCGATATCTCTGCACGACGCAATCACAATAACAATTTCATATGCAATGCTCACGCTAGGCAGTGGTCGAGGATTCGAGAGCATCCATCTGGGGGAGAGAAAAGTGGATCATGCTGCTAAAATCTTCTAATGATCACTACGTACTGTATCTGTATCTGTACCACGTGAAGATGCAGCAAACTGGTTGCGTTGACAGCCGCTCTCTAGGGCTTGTTTGCCCGCGCGCGCATGCATGCTGGCTCATGCATCAGTGAACATGGCAATGCTGATCAAGTTTACGGGGGCACAGGCcaaactaattaattaatgcCCTTCAGCTCATGCTTCTGTCACCCATATACTCATCGTATCAACTGCATTGATTGGCATATGGCATTGATCAGATCTGACGTGGTACACCAGCAGTTATATAATCCATAGAAGTACACAGTAACACAGATACAACTCGCAACATGGAGTTCTAGCTAGCATtgtaattaaaaaaaacaatccaACAGCAATTCACGCCACCAACTTTCTCTTAACATAATGAAGTAATCGTACGTCTGGGCTCAACCTCTATAAATCCCACAGCAGTCAAGCACCCAGCATTCAGCTCATTTCATCTTCCACACCAAATCAAGTCAAAATGGAAGGCAATAAGCTCTTAGCTATTGGCTTTGTCGTCCTCTTGGGCATTAATTTATCCAAAGCAAGGGAGTTCGACTGGGAACACCCAACAACCGGTGCCAATAGtcagggagggggaggaggggcaggGGGAGGGTCCTCAAATGGTTATGGTTCTGGATCCGGTTCCGGTTATGGATCTTCCGGGGCTAGTAACAGTCCCGGTGGGCTCTATGGGACCGGCGACTCGATGGCTAGGGGtgaaggaggaggtggtggtggtggtaacAATGGAGGTTATGGAGCTGGTTCTGGGTCTGCTGTAGGTAATGGAAACACTGTTGGCTTCTATGGTGGTGGATTTTCAggtgctggaggtagtggcggtGGGGGTGGCCAAGGAGGCGGTCCCCTCAATGGTGATGGTTCCGGTTCAGGATCAGGAAGAGGCATAGGGTCAGGTAATGTCTATGGCCCCCGTGGTGGAAGCTCAGCGAAtggtgggggaggtggcggcggctcaGCTGGTGGTCGTGATGGTGGGTATGCTAGAGGCTATGGAGGTGCATCCGGATCTGGCTCTGGCCAGGGTGGTCAATCCTAAGAAAAGATTCTGTAACTCAATAAATTAAACCTGTCATGAGGCTCATGTTCTTGTGGTAGCTCACTCAAAACAGGTGTTGCAACATGTGTTTATCTCAATAAAACATCAATGAAGCCATCAGCTTTCTTGGTTATGTTGTGATTAATTATGTTGTAAACTCTTTGATTCTCGCGCTCAATGAATAATAATCAGAATGCTTATTTCTAATTCAAGTGTTATAGTTACGACTTTGGATGCTCGTTACAATGTCCTTGACAATATATAACATCAAAAGCCCAGGGCCTGTGTGTTGTTGCTCGCAGAAAGTTATACTCGTATTTGCATTCGTTTGAGCCAACATGTTTCAGGTCAGCATAAAAGTAATTGGACCAAGCTTGTTGTGCCCCTCTATGATGGACTGTGCTCTGCCTCTATGAGCTCCCATGATCAACTAAGTCCCATGATCAACTAAGTCCTCTCGATCATCGAGGGCTTGTTTAAGAATAATCATCTACACAGGGTCGGAGCTTATTAGCTAAGGCCGAAGCTGGCTCGACCTACTGTTTGTCTTTAATGACACCATTTCTTTCATTTCTTACTATGTGCTAAGAACACCGAATTGAGTAGCATGGCACTctgctagattttttttaagtgcCACCACTGTGCCCGATCAGGCAGGGCCCATCTCGGCCCAATCAAATAATCCATCGACTTTTCTGCTACAAAAGCCCACGACAGCATTGAAGAAGACCCAGCGGCAGCCCTCCTCTCCACAAGCCCATGGCACGTTgcagaaatttttttatttttatattttttattttaatattttgcaaaaatatatgtctAATGAAAATTTTCAAATCTATACGTGTACCATCGTGTACCGCCGTAGCAAGTTACTGCTAGTGGAACCGGCGGTAACTTCCCCCTCAGCAGTatacttttaaaaaatcataactaattcatataaatttggatggagataaactttatatagaaattgtagatctcgacgagatctacaactttgtagttcaaacttttttcatttagtatcatcttggtgctcaaataattgacacaagttttagatctaaaattcaaattttagatctcaAACTAGGCAACACATAttcaaaaaaatcataactaattcatatgaactcggatagagataagttttatataatttacaactttgtagtccaaactgttttcatttggtgtcatcttggtgctcaaacaatcgacacaagtttcagattaAAACTTAATTTTAGATATGAAACTTTATCTCCATCCaatttcatatgaattagttatgattttttaaaagtgtaCTACCAAGGGAAGGGTGGTGGTAGCTTGCTATAGTACACCTTCCGCCGTTTTAAACGGCGGTATaggtatagatttgcaattttttttagacCATAAATGTTTGTAAAATACTAaactaaaaaatataaaaaaaatccatgttgCACTACTCCACAACATCCTATCACTGTCGGCTCCAAAAGCGGCCTTCACCGCCAGTTTGGGATCCGTCGTCTGATATAATGTCGGTGATGGGGTACCACATCTCAAGCCGGCAGTCATGATAGACAACATCACTGCCGGTTTATGCCCCACTGAAACAATGCATCCAATACATAACATAAAACCTGCAATGATCGTTACCATTAGGCTGCCTTAGGATCCATTGTTTTTCATTAACAGTGAAGTCTCCCCAAAAAGGTCTATGAATCTTGCTTTTCTTACTATATCTAGCGAAGACCCTATTTGACATTACGAACAGTGAATACGATTAGATGAACGCAAATCTAACAAACAAAATCCAACACATAAATAAAAAAGTGATTTTCTTTATTTACTTGTTCAATAGGTCAATGAGTGGTTGGACATATTTTCGTTACCTTCTTTTTTGAGTCATAAATGCTGATGTTACTCTCCTCAAGGTATATATCAATGAGGACATGATGATTGCTGCATATATTTCATGCAACGAATGAATTAAAGGCTTGACAACAAGTGCCTTACGATAACTAAGGATCATATTCACTTACAAGCAGTTGTAGGAGAGAAGTACGTGTTTCTTCGTATTCAAGGACAAAAAAGCCTTAAGCAAGTAACTCGTCATTTCTGAAGCTTTTAATGTCTTCTCATTCACAGTAGTAGGGTCCAAGAAGCCTACATCCTTAATCCTATTTTCATGGCACGTATAAGACTTCATCCTACAAAAGAATGAAGTTATATGTATAGGCCACTTAGTAAAGAACTCGTAATACATGTTAGCGACGATACTTACAAAGTCCACAAGCCCATGATTGAGATGTCAAGGGCTCGTTGTTGGTAGAACTGAAATAATTCTTCGAAATAAATCCATAATTCATTGTTATCCTTCTTGTGGATATCATGCTTTGTGTAACTCGCACCAAACATGGTGGCGCTCTGTTGTTTGTACTACTCATGTAAGTGTCTCATTTTCGTGGGTAACTGGGGGATCATGCTCGTCTTGACTAGATCCTATCGTAGCTCAAACTTCCATACAATAGGCACAAGCTGCTCCACTAGAGGATCTTGACTATATACTCCATTGCTAGAAGTTGTTCCTCAGTAATATTGTTCGCCTCAAAAAGGGCCTTCCTCTGCTCTATCTGCTTTAAATTTTCATTGTGCACAACCTTTGAATATTTAATCAAATGGCTTTTGCTAATGGTTCACTTAAAGTCTTAGGGCAGTTTTTCTGGTTATAGCGTTTGTGGCTTTATGAAATGCTTCTGGAAATGCGCAACAGCTTCTAGACTAACTGGCACCTCATCTACTACCTTGAAGAGCGATGTTATGCTGACATTAACCGGTTTTTTCTTTGTAGTGCCCTTGGCCTTAGGAAACGAGCTTACGGCGGGGTTGGTTCCTTTTGAGGCGGTGGGGTTGGATGATCTCTTCTTTGATGGCGGGCTCCTCGAACTTGGCGACGGGGTTGGTTCCTTTTGAGGTGGTGGGGTTGGATCCCTTCGAGGCGGTGAGTTTGGATCCCTTTCACATGGCGGTGTTGGATCCCTTAGTGGCAGCATCGGGTCATGTCCACGATCGCTATTATCATCAGAATCATGAGAGTCTGATGAGTCAAAGGATATGTAGAGTCTCCTCCAAGCCAAAAATAATCCAAGATTATGCTTAAGTTTTCTCGACTCACCCCTTGCGGCAAAGTCCAACTCCATTATACCATAACTCTTCTTAATGAGAGAATCAAGTTAACTTTGGCATAGCCATCTGGTAGACAATACAACGTAACATCTAGGCCAGTAGGTTGAGCCTGACCTATGGCCACCTTGGCCTTGTTAAATCCTTCCTGGACATATAGCTTGCAAAGACACTAAAATTCGTCCCAGAATTCATCcgacactactagaaaacctatcatcggaacatccgatggtcttgactctttttcctatttttctgtTGTACCAATTGATTCGATGGTTGCTCCGACGCTTCTCAGAtagggcatcggaacatccgatggtgccATTTTTCTTCTACGCGCCACCACTTGCACACTGAAGATACCGTCACTTGGATGCTCTAGAATTTTCTccatcatttggatgcttcaatacCATAAAATAATTCTAGATaccatggcttggtcacatgaataccatagcttggatacttgaataccatgatttggatatcAAGAATACCATGATCTGGACCTTGCCATGGTTTGGTTTACATTCTTAGGgcctagaaaacctacaagatacatgctagacaaagcattagtcccaatgactatattATCACTCAATcactaaaatcacaaactatagcCTAATGTGCCATGTTCACTGCAGTTTGATCGGTTGCTATAATTCTCTGAAACTCCGGCCACTTTTTATTTACACGTATATTTGATTTGGAATTTTATGCATGGTCGCCCAGTTTACCAGTCGCGAGTACCCATTGTTAGTTTGTTACTCAAGTGATCGCGGTGACCCTAAGCAATTGACTGACTTCACTAGCAATGCAACGTGATCCACCTCGTATAAGTACAATACAGAGCTCCATCTTAAgtaaaaaattcttgaaactacaggcaaaaagaaaattgaagAAAAAGGCAGATGATTGCTAGTCTCTTGCCAAGCTGAAGGctgcgtttggttcctttgcttatttttagcacgtgtcacatcgaatatttagatactaattaggggtattaaacgtagactatttacaaaatccattacataagtggaggctaaacggcgagacgaatctactaagcctaattaattcatcattagcaaatatttagtCATCAATGAAACCTGCTCAatcagtcatttgcattgatcaTTATATTTTTGCTGCAATAGAAGTATAAACGCACAATCTGTATTTCAGCGACTACATATAGTATGAATATTGGTGAGGCATGAACTGTGATCGCCTTTGTGGAGAAAGAGTCTATCCCTAAAGAGGGTAATTAGATGATTGCGAAAGACGTGGAAGAACGTTTGTATTGTTCATGATGGTCACAAAGCATTCTACAAACCATCGAGACCTACCAAATGGGCATGTGGAACATCGCCAGATTGCCCCAGTGGCCGACTTTGAGAAGTAAGTGGTGCAATGAACGCATTAGGGGGGCCAAACTTTTCNNNNNNNNNNNNNNNNNNNNNNNNNNNNNNNNNNNNNNNNNNNNNNNNNNNNNNNNNNNNNNNNNNNNNNNNNNNNNNNNNNNNNNNNNNNNNNNNNNNNctccacttatgtaatcagttttgtaaatagtctacgtttaatacttcgaattag encodes the following:
- the LOC101770822 gene encoding glycine-rich cell wall structural protein 1.8 — encoded protein: MATGKLFAVGLIVLLGIGLTNAIRVVNHATADGQGGGGGGAGGTGTSYGSGSGYGFGDAESYDGSAQSPTSNHAYASGSGEGDGVWQGHDQSASGYGAGGASGAGHGDSGNRNTGGASNANGAGGGGGSGGSYGNGSGSGGGRGVGEGEGDNYGAYGSSYANSGGSGSGSGGGHDGGFGSGSGGGSGNSGGATSGYNDGSRNGSTP
- the LOC101778947 gene encoding putative glycine-rich cell wall structural protein 1, which codes for MARGEGGGGGGGNNGGYGAGSGSAVGNGNTVGFYGGGFSGAGGSGGGGGQGGGPLNGDGSGSGSGRGIGSGNVYGPRGGSSANGGGGGGGSAGGRDGGYARGYGGASGSGSGQGGQS